In the genome of Ignavibacteriales bacterium, one region contains:
- the gatB gene encoding Asp-tRNA(Asn)/Glu-tRNA(Gln) amidotransferase subunit GatB — MDFNSKYEAVIGLEVHAQLNTKSKIFCSCSTQFGNEPNKNVCPVCLGHPGVLPVLNKQVVVSAVLLGLACNCDISGKSVIARKNYFYPDLPKGYQISQYEEPICLNGHLEISTANGLRKIGITRIHIEEDAGKSIHDADSTLVDVNRCGVPLLEIVSEPDIRTAEEAANYLMKLRQIVQYLDICDGNMEEGSLRCDANISVREKGSQTFGTKTEIKNMNSFRNVERAINFEIERQIDMVENGEQVIQQTLLWDADLNEAHPMRSKEDAHDYRYFPEPDLFTIIVNEIWKNEIYRDLPELPDKRKKRFVKDFNLPEYDSEILTLSKPLADYYESVIRETNDYKSASNWVMVDVMKILNEEKINITDFNLHPERLGKLINLINDGTISNKIARELFPELIKSGKEPDVIIKEKNLGQISDINVISRIVQSTLEKNATETNEYINGTEKIFSFFIGKIMKETSGKANPKMVNEILRQQLEALKAEHNKK, encoded by the coding sequence ATGGATTTTAATTCTAAATATGAAGCGGTGATCGGGCTGGAAGTACATGCTCAGCTAAACACCAAATCTAAAATATTTTGTTCATGCTCAACTCAGTTTGGAAATGAGCCGAATAAAAATGTCTGCCCGGTTTGTCTCGGACATCCGGGAGTATTACCGGTTCTGAATAAACAGGTAGTTGTATCTGCCGTACTTTTAGGATTAGCATGCAACTGCGATATTTCCGGAAAGTCAGTTATAGCAAGGAAAAATTATTTCTATCCTGATCTTCCAAAGGGATACCAGATATCTCAATATGAAGAACCGATTTGTCTTAATGGTCATCTGGAAATTTCCACTGCGAACGGTCTACGAAAAATTGGTATAACGAGAATACACATTGAAGAAGATGCCGGCAAATCAATTCATGATGCAGACAGTACATTAGTCGACGTTAACCGATGTGGTGTTCCTTTACTTGAAATAGTAAGTGAGCCTGATATTAGAACAGCCGAAGAAGCCGCAAACTACCTTATGAAACTTCGGCAGATAGTACAGTACCTTGATATATGCGACGGAAATATGGAAGAGGGTTCGCTTAGATGCGATGCAAATATTTCTGTTAGGGAAAAAGGTTCACAAACATTCGGGACAAAAACCGAAATAAAAAACATGAATTCATTCAGGAATGTTGAACGGGCAATTAATTTTGAAATTGAACGTCAGATCGATATGGTTGAGAATGGTGAGCAAGTTATTCAGCAGACTCTTTTGTGGGATGCCGATTTAAATGAAGCTCATCCAATGAGAAGTAAAGAAGACGCTCACGACTACAGATATTTTCCCGAACCAGATCTCTTCACCATCATCGTAAATGAAATATGGAAAAATGAAATTTACAGAGATCTGCCTGAACTCCCTGATAAAAGAAAAAAAAGATTTGTGAAAGACTTTAATCTGCCTGAATATGATTCTGAAATATTAACTTTATCCAAACCGCTGGCTGATTACTACGAATCGGTTATACGGGAAACAAACGACTACAAAAGTGCCAGCAACTGGGTAATGGTTGATGTGATGAAAATCTTAAATGAAGAAAAAATTAATATCACCGACTTTAATCTTCATCCGGAACGTTTGGGTAAACTGATAAATCTTATTAATGACGGAACGATCAGTAATAAAATTGCGCGTGAACTTTTTCCTGAGCTGATAAAATCAGGTAAAGAACCCGATGTGATAATTAAGGAAAAGAATCTTGGACAAATATCAGACATAAATGTTATTAGCCGGATCGTTCAATCCACTCTTGAAAAAAATGCGACTGAAACTAACGAATATATAAACGGAACAGAGAAGATTTTTTCTTTTTTTATCGGAAAGATTATGAAAGAAACATCCGGTAAAGCAAATCCAAAAATGGTTAACGAAATTCTCAGGCAGCAGCTTGAAGCACTCAAAGCAGAGCATAATAAAAAATAA
- a CDS encoding TonB-dependent receptor — translation MKLFSTRFHLLFIALFTMLFTTGLFAQGLTTAAISGTVTDKNGDPLPAASIIIEHMPSGTQYGTTSRNDGKFNLLGLRTGGPYTITVSYVGYTTQKLEQQFLELGQTLRVDFILPETAVELKDVTIIAEKNPILSEGRTGASTNVSRDQIDKLPTISRSFEDYYKLSPLFSGSNAAGRNSKYNNIQIDGSNYNDLFGLGGTTPGSQSRVTPISLDAIEEFQIAVSPYDIRQGGFTGAGINAITRSGTNFYHGSGFYFGRNQDFVGKSPDTNKTKLAEFTDYQAGFRVGGPIIENKLFFFANGEITRYKQPLTRTFGNQRFSTNAFTVSQDSLNLLTSHLKNTYGYDPGAWDQMNFERQSDKIFMRFDYNLGQDHKLTARWNYLNATDDNTPSRGRGLTDLYSDYGRYFIDNTTNSIALQLSSVFSNRFSNEVIIGYVRQVDEPTYKGSPFPTLYIRTADPSKLDPGNQTLVLGSEQFRHQNVLEQDVVELTDNFSYFTGEHTFTAGLKIEFFKFRNLFIPGNFGVYTYNSIADFINNVRPAAYEYRYSATSNPTQDANWGANQLGFYLQDEWAVSPQFRLTAGIRFDVPIYPDEPNFNARIDTFFVQQRGMDIGTDKPPKTTVNVSPRVGFNWALDDERNTQLRGGVGVFSGRFPAVWVSNQYSNTGVDFYTNTTAPTGFISDVNNQFTGGVTTLPTAEVNLTDRNFKAPSIVRSNLAIDHTLPYNLVLSLEGVYSITQNDVFFKNLNLAGQQSNSGLTPNGMIVGEDREVWGTYNAGTRRFSVNRVSSAFTGVYLLTNTSQGENANITVQLQRLATTDGFYGNLAYTWGLSKDVNSGVSAQARSSWRFNPNQGDPNLPVLTFSVNDRRHRILAAISYTLDWGVQGLKTNFGIFYNGYSGRPFSYFVNGDVNGDGETDNDLIYIPRDENDIILVNSQGVELPKTDGAYATLFNYINNDDYLKDNKGKMSERNGAREPWTHQIDLRISQQVGTFSGHNIEFTFDVLNVLNLINDEWGWQKQVANQNIAPLSFHSLETTQGPNYGKARYTLNNTSDPAAPLNLESRWQAQFGIRYTF, via the coding sequence ATGAAATTATTTTCTACCAGATTTCATCTTCTGTTCATTGCACTTTTTACAATGTTGTTTACTACAGGGCTTTTTGCTCAGGGATTAACAACGGCGGCAATAAGTGGAACTGTTACAGATAAAAACGGTGATCCTCTTCCGGCAGCGTCAATAATTATTGAGCACATGCCGTCCGGAACACAGTACGGAACTACCTCACGAAATGACGGTAAGTTTAATCTGCTAGGTTTAAGGACAGGCGGACCTTATACCATTACTGTTTCGTACGTTGGATATACAACTCAAAAGTTGGAACAACAATTTCTTGAGTTAGGTCAGACTCTCAGAGTTGATTTTATTCTGCCGGAAACTGCAGTTGAACTAAAAGATGTTACAATCATTGCTGAAAAGAACCCAATACTCAGCGAAGGAAGAACAGGCGCTTCAACTAACGTTTCAAGAGACCAGATAGATAAACTTCCAACCATTTCAAGAAGTTTTGAAGACTATTATAAATTGTCCCCATTATTTTCCGGCTCAAATGCAGCAGGAAGAAACAGCAAATACAACAACATACAGATCGACGGATCAAATTATAATGACCTGTTCGGGCTTGGCGGAACAACACCAGGCAGCCAATCGCGGGTTACTCCAATAAGCCTTGATGCTATTGAAGAATTCCAGATTGCTGTTTCTCCATATGATATCAGACAAGGTGGATTTACTGGTGCAGGTATTAATGCTATTACAAGAAGTGGTACCAACTTCTATCATGGTTCAGGTTTTTATTTCGGAAGAAACCAGGATTTTGTTGGTAAAAGTCCTGACACAAATAAAACAAAACTTGCTGAGTTCACTGACTACCAGGCTGGTTTCAGAGTCGGCGGACCGATTATAGAAAACAAATTATTCTTCTTTGCGAATGGGGAAATAACACGCTACAAACAACCATTAACAAGAACATTCGGTAATCAAAGATTCAGTACTAATGCTTTTACAGTTTCACAGGATTCATTAAATCTTTTGACAAGTCATTTAAAGAATACATATGGTTATGACCCGGGTGCATGGGATCAGATGAATTTTGAAAGACAAAGCGATAAAATATTTATGCGTTTTGATTACAACCTCGGTCAGGATCACAAACTCACCGCTCGCTGGAATTATCTCAATGCTACTGATGATAACACACCATCAAGAGGAAGAGGATTAACAGATCTTTATTCTGACTATGGCAGATATTTTATTGATAACACAACAAACTCAATAGCTTTACAGTTATCGAGTGTGTTCAGTAACAGATTTTCCAATGAAGTTATAATCGGTTATGTAAGACAGGTTGATGAACCGACTTATAAAGGAAGTCCTTTCCCGACATTGTATATCAGAACCGCAGATCCATCCAAACTCGATCCGGGTAACCAGACACTGGTTCTTGGTTCAGAACAATTCCGTCATCAGAATGTTCTTGAACAGGATGTAGTAGAATTAACGGATAACTTTTCATACTTCACTGGTGAACACACATTCACTGCCGGATTAAAAATTGAATTCTTCAAGTTCAGAAACCTGTTCATTCCCGGAAACTTTGGTGTGTATACATATAACTCAATTGCTGATTTCATAAATAATGTTAGACCTGCAGCATATGAATACCGCTATTCGGCTACATCCAATCCAACACAGGATGCTAACTGGGGCGCAAATCAGTTAGGATTTTATTTGCAAGATGAATGGGCTGTTTCACCACAGTTCAGACTTACTGCCGGTATCAGGTTCGATGTCCCCATTTATCCGGATGAACCAAACTTCAATGCAAGGATTGATACCTTCTTCGTACAGCAGAGAGGAATGGATATCGGTACTGACAAACCACCTAAAACTACAGTTAATGTTTCACCAAGAGTTGGTTTTAACTGGGCGCTTGATGATGAAAGAAATACTCAGTTGCGCGGTGGTGTTGGTGTTTTCTCCGGTCGTTTCCCAGCAGTATGGGTTTCTAATCAATACAGCAATACCGGTGTTGATTTCTATACTAATACAACAGCACCAACAGGTTTCATATCAGATGTAAATAATCAGTTTACAGGTGGAGTTACTACTTTACCCACAGCTGAGGTTAATCTAACGGATCGTAATTTTAAAGCTCCTTCAATTGTAAGATCTAATCTTGCAATAGATCATACATTACCTTACAACCTTGTACTTTCTCTTGAAGGTGTTTATTCAATTACACAGAATGATGTATTCTTCAAAAACCTTAATTTAGCCGGGCAACAGTCAAACAGCGGATTAACACCAAATGGTATGATCGTAGGTGAAGACCGCGAGGTTTGGGGAACTTATAATGCCGGAACAAGAAGATTCTCCGTTAATCGTGTGAGCAGTGCTTTTACCGGCGTCTACTTGCTTACGAATACGAGCCAGGGTGAGAATGCTAATATTACAGTTCAGCTTCAAAGATTAGCTACTACCGATGGTTTTTATGGTAACTTAGCTTACACCTGGGGACTATCTAAAGATGTTAACTCCGGTGTAAGTGCACAGGCTCGTTCATCCTGGAGATTTAATCCGAATCAGGGTGATCCTAATTTACCGGTGCTTACATTCTCGGTAAATGACAGACGTCATAGAATTCTTGCAGCCATTTCATACACATTGGACTGGGGTGTGCAGGGTTTAAAGACGAACTTTGGTATTTTCTATAATGGTTACAGTGGTCGTCCTTTCTCATACTTTGTTAACGGCGATGTTAACGGTGATGGTGAAACAGATAACGATCTCATCTATATTCCCCGTGACGAGAATGACATTATCCTTGTTAACTCACAAGGAGTTGAATTGCCCAAAACCGATGGAGCTTATGCAACTCTTTTCAACTACATCAACAATGATGATTACCTGAAAGATAATAAAGGAAAGATGTCAGAGAGAAACGGCGCACGTGAACCCTGGACTCATCAGATTGATTTGAGAATCAGCCAGCAGGTTGGAACATTCAGCGGACATAATATCGAATTCACATTTGATGTACTGAATGTACTTAATCTTATCAACGATGAATGGGGATGGCAGAAGCAAGTTGCGAATCAAAATATTGCACCATTGTCATTCCACAGCCTTGAAACAACCCAGGGACCAAATTATGGCAAAGCAAGATATACTTTGAATAATACAAGTGATCCTGCTGCACCGCTTAATCTTGAATCAAGATGGCAGGCTCAGTTTGGTATCAGGTACACTTTCTAA
- a CDS encoding SLC13/DASS family transporter: MSTSQKTGLWIGILAAVFILVFVELDYRNPALTKMAAIALLMAIWWMTEAIPLAATSLVPLILFPLTGLMKGEEIASAYINSVIFLFLGGFMLAIAMENSGLHKRIALKIITMFGASINSIILGFMFSTAFLSMWISNTATAVMMLPIAMSIIAKIEAAFGTERTRNFSKSLMLSIAYACSIGGIATLIGTPPNLAFVKILSILFPQAPEISFGTWMLLCLPVTIILLFFTYFLLTRVQFVSDKNLSISKNLINDEYQKLGKISFDEKSVGMVFLTTALLWIFRTELNLGFAKIPGWSLILPNPDFIDDGIIAVMMASSLFFIPSKSNEAGKSGILDSTVFSKVPWSIILLFGGGFALAKGFTSTGLSEFIGAQFNGMQNLSPVLIVLTTAIVINFLTELTSNTATAQMILPVVASVSVAIGLNPLMLMITAALSASMAFMLPVATPPNTVVFASGKLKIIDMVKAGVILNITSVIIISLLVYLLGSILFSLHDFPDWAIIK, from the coding sequence ATGAGCACATCTCAAAAGACCGGACTATGGATCGGAATACTTGCTGCTGTATTTATTCTGGTTTTTGTTGAGCTGGACTATCGAAATCCGGCTTTAACAAAAATGGCGGCTATCGCGCTCCTGATGGCAATATGGTGGATGACAGAAGCTATTCCGCTTGCCGCGACATCACTTGTTCCGTTGATTCTTTTCCCTCTGACTGGTTTGATGAAAGGAGAGGAAATTGCATCAGCTTATATAAACTCTGTGATCTTTCTTTTTCTCGGCGGATTTATGCTTGCTATTGCAATGGAAAACAGCGGACTTCATAAAAGAATTGCACTAAAAATTATCACAATGTTCGGAGCGAGTATTAACTCCATAATACTTGGATTTATGTTTTCCACTGCTTTTTTATCAATGTGGATATCAAATACAGCAACAGCTGTTATGATGCTGCCAATCGCAATGTCAATCATTGCAAAAATTGAAGCTGCATTCGGGACAGAACGTACAAGAAATTTTTCAAAATCACTCATGCTATCAATCGCATATGCATGCAGTATTGGCGGCATAGCTACATTAATCGGAACTCCGCCGAATCTGGCGTTTGTGAAAATCCTTAGCATACTCTTTCCACAAGCCCCGGAGATTTCATTCGGAACCTGGATGCTGCTGTGCCTGCCTGTAACAATAATACTTTTATTCTTTACTTATTTCCTTTTGACCAGAGTTCAGTTTGTATCCGATAAAAATTTATCCATATCAAAAAATCTGATCAATGATGAATACCAGAAACTCGGTAAAATAAGTTTTGATGAAAAGAGTGTCGGGATGGTTTTTCTAACTACTGCGTTGCTGTGGATATTCAGAACAGAATTGAATCTTGGATTTGCAAAAATTCCCGGCTGGTCATTGATTCTACCCAATCCCGATTTCATTGATGACGGAATAATTGCTGTGATGATGGCGTCCAGCCTGTTCTTTATTCCTTCGAAGAGTAACGAAGCAGGAAAGAGCGGAATCCTCGATTCGACAGTTTTCAGTAAAGTTCCATGGAGTATTATTTTGTTGTTCGGAGGAGGGTTTGCTCTGGCAAAAGGATTTACAAGCACTGGGTTATCAGAATTCATCGGTGCTCAATTTAATGGTATGCAAAATTTATCGCCTGTCTTGATTGTACTTACTACAGCAATAGTCATAAACTTTTTGACTGAACTTACTTCCAACACAGCAACCGCTCAGATGATACTTCCTGTTGTAGCATCTGTTTCGGTAGCCATAGGATTAAATCCTTTAATGCTTATGATAACCGCGGCATTGTCGGCGTCAATGGCATTCATGCTTCCTGTTGCAACTCCGCCAAATACTGTTGTTTTTGCGAGCGGAAAACTGAAGATCATCGATATGGTTAAAGCCGGAGTTATTCTTAATATTACTTCGGTAATAATAATCAGTTTACTTGTATATTTACTTGGCTCAATTTTATTTTCACTGCATGACTTTCCTGATTGGGCCATTATCAAATAA
- a CDS encoding DUF4286 family protein, protein MILYSVTISVKKDVESEWKKWMNEIHLSDVMATGYFYEYKFYKVSIPAGLPDESTYIVHYKCKTIDDYVAYAQKEANRLREEHSLKFPGKFTAARAIMEEIKEE, encoded by the coding sequence ATGATACTTTACAGCGTTACTATCAGTGTAAAAAAGGATGTAGAATCTGAGTGGAAAAAATGGATGAACGAAATACACCTTTCCGACGTGATGGCAACGGGATATTTTTATGAATACAAATTTTATAAAGTATCAATTCCCGCGGGCTTGCCCGATGAATCAACCTACATCGTTCATTATAAGTGTAAAACAATTGATGATTACGTGGCATATGCTCAGAAAGAAGCCAACAGGCTAAGAGAAGAGCATTCATTAAAGTTTCCCGGAAAGTTTACGGCGGCAAGAGCAATAATGGAAGAGATCAAAGAAGAATAA
- a CDS encoding AMP nucleosidase: MRTKLDIAKNWLPRYTGTSLDEFGDYLLLTNFHNYVTKFADQFKCDVKGIGKPMQTATNSHGLSIINFGIGSANAATIMDLLVAKKPKGVLFLGKCGGLKRSTELGHFILPIAAIRGEGTSDDYLPKEVPAMPSFKLHKFVSDKIASRGLEYRTGVIYTTNRRVWEWDSSFKKYLKGLYTIGIDMETATLFIVGLVNEIPRGALLLVSDMPMVPEGVKTEESDKLVTEKYSDLHLQIGIEAMTDIEEKGEFIKHFKY, from the coding sequence ATGCGGACAAAATTAGATATTGCCAAAAACTGGCTTCCACGCTATACCGGCACTTCTCTTGACGAATTCGGCGACTACCTGCTGTTGACAAATTTCCATAACTATGTAACAAAATTTGCAGACCAGTTTAAATGTGATGTTAAAGGCATTGGTAAACCAATGCAGACTGCTACCAATTCACATGGGCTTTCAATAATTAATTTTGGAATTGGTTCAGCAAACGCAGCAACTATTATGGATTTGCTGGTCGCAAAAAAACCGAAAGGTGTGCTCTTTCTTGGTAAGTGCGGCGGACTGAAACGTTCAACTGAGTTAGGACACTTCATTCTTCCGATTGCGGCGATAAGGGGAGAAGGTACGAGTGATGACTATCTGCCCAAAGAAGTTCCTGCGATGCCTTCATTCAAATTACATAAGTTCGTATCGGATAAAATTGCCTCACGCGGACTTGAGTACCGCACAGGAGTAATCTACACAACCAACAGGCGTGTATGGGAATGGGATAGTAGTTTCAAAAAATATCTAAAAGGATTATACACGATAGGTATTGATATGGAAACCGCTACACTTTTTATAGTGGGACTTGTCAATGAAATACCAAGGGGCGCTCTGCTTCTTGTTTCCGATATGCCGATGGTGCCCGAAGGTGTAAAGACTGAAGAATCAGATAAACTTGTTACCGAAAAATATTCTGACCTTCATTTACAGATAGGAATTGAGGCGATGACTGATATTGAAGAAAAAGGTGAGTTCATTAAACATTTTAAGTATTAA
- a CDS encoding thioredoxin family protein, whose amino-acid sequence MKKTVMLVVFAAFVALGFVYMPENSVILNKNFAGDISSVENFTLKDVEGKSHSLNDYKKSKAIVIIFVSTQCPVSNAYNSRMAELYMDYKDKDITILGINSNKAEGVGEIKSHAEKNKFGFPVLKDENNVIADKFSASFTPEVYVLDPSFNVVYHGRIDDSRDASSVSAKDLENALNEILQGKKVSVNKTKAFGCTIKRV is encoded by the coding sequence ATGAAAAAAACTGTTATGCTTGTCGTATTCGCTGCGTTTGTTGCTTTAGGATTTGTTTACATGCCTGAAAATTCCGTCATCTTAAATAAAAACTTTGCAGGTGATATTAGCTCAGTCGAAAACTTTACTTTAAAAGATGTTGAAGGAAAATCTCATTCCCTTAATGATTACAAAAAATCAAAAGCGATCGTGATAATATTTGTTTCCACTCAATGCCCGGTTTCAAATGCTTATAATTCCCGTATGGCTGAATTGTACATGGACTATAAAGATAAGGATATAACCATACTTGGTATTAACTCGAATAAAGCTGAGGGTGTCGGCGAAATAAAATCCCACGCAGAAAAAAATAAATTCGGTTTCCCGGTTCTTAAAGATGAAAATAATGTTATTGCTGATAAGTTCTCAGCAAGTTTTACTCCTGAGGTATATGTACTTGATCCTTCCTTTAATGTTGTTTATCACGGAAGAATTGATGACAGCCGTGATGCATCATCAGTTTCTGCTAAGGATCTGGAAAATGCTTTGAATGAAATCCTTCAAGGGAAAAAAGTGAGTGTAAATAAAACAAAAGCTTTCGGCTGTACAATTAAGCGGGTATAA
- a CDS encoding TlpA family protein disulfide reductase, with protein MRLILLILCAAGFLFISSGCESNNGKNSTDVDKNNLSVGVMGLDDLKRKINNREGKILFINFWATWCKPCVDEFPALVKLAENNKNNDVEFLSLSVDLIKEINSNVIPFIEKQKVNFPVFVIPEKESDEVIGFISEEWNGAIPATAIYDTQGKLVEFITGAETYESFQQKIEKILNQ; from the coding sequence TTGAGATTAATTCTGCTGATATTGTGCGCAGCAGGTTTTCTTTTTATTTCATCCGGCTGTGAATCAAACAATGGGAAAAACTCAACCGATGTTGATAAAAATAATTTATCAGTCGGAGTAATGGGACTTGACGATCTTAAGCGAAAAATTAATAATCGTGAAGGCAAAATTCTTTTTATTAATTTTTGGGCTACATGGTGCAAACCTTGTGTCGATGAATTTCCTGCCCTGGTTAAACTCGCTGAAAACAATAAAAACAATGATGTTGAATTTTTGAGTTTAAGTGTCGATCTTATAAAAGAAATTAATTCAAACGTTATTCCGTTTATTGAAAAACAAAAAGTAAACTTTCCTGTATTTGTTATTCCGGAAAAGGAGAGTGATGAAGTTATCGGATTCATCAGTGAAGAATGGAACGGAGCAATTCCGGCGACTGCCATCTATGACACGCAAGGGAAACTTGTTGAGTTTATAACAGGTGCTGAAACGTATGAATCATTTCAGCAGAAGATTGAAAAAATTCTTAATCAATGA
- the lepB gene encoding signal peptidase I — MSFKSGMKRFFGIKTEEEVNKVKSPKEKIKEFFESLLFAAIAAFFIITFVIQNTRIPTGSMEDTILVGDFVLVNKFIFGASSPKYIPFTEVQLPYFTLPSLKEPKKKDIVVFEYPGDRDQLQANELGVNYVKRCIGEPGDTIAIVNKVVFVNGQEFWIPPHIKYLSPNVRPKGYVEPRIFPKGKPWNEDNYGPLVVPKAGDVIKLNAANIEEWRTIIDREFGKRVVDVRQGIVYIEGKQVDSYTIKKDYYFMMGDNRDDSLDSRFWGFVPRDMVVGEAFITLFSWDREIPFSELFKLLGSIRLDRVLKLLH, encoded by the coding sequence TTGTCATTTAAAAGCGGAATGAAAAGATTCTTTGGAATTAAAACCGAAGAAGAAGTGAATAAAGTAAAATCACCAAAAGAAAAAATTAAAGAGTTTTTCGAATCACTCTTGTTTGCGGCAATTGCGGCATTCTTCATTATTACTTTTGTAATTCAGAATACAAGAATACCAACAGGCTCAATGGAAGACACGATACTTGTCGGTGACTTTGTTCTTGTAAACAAATTTATATTCGGTGCTTCATCGCCAAAATATATTCCGTTTACGGAAGTGCAGCTCCCCTACTTCACATTGCCATCACTTAAGGAACCAAAAAAGAAAGACATAGTTGTGTTTGAATATCCCGGGGACAGGGATCAGCTTCAGGCAAATGAACTTGGTGTTAACTATGTGAAAAGATGTATTGGTGAACCGGGTGATACAATTGCAATAGTAAACAAGGTTGTATTTGTAAACGGACAGGAATTCTGGATTCCGCCTCACATAAAATATCTTTCACCGAATGTTCGTCCCAAAGGCTATGTTGAACCAAGAATATTTCCAAAAGGTAAACCCTGGAATGAAGATAATTACGGTCCCCTTGTTGTACCAAAAGCAGGTGATGTAATCAAACTAAATGCGGCAAACATCGAAGAATGGCGCACAATTATCGACAGAGAATTTGGTAAACGTGTAGTTGATGTAAGACAGGGGATTGTTTATATAGAAGGCAAACAGGTTGATTCCTACACTATCAAAAAAGACTATTACTTCATGATGGGCGACAACAGGGATGATAGTCTCGACAGCCGCTTCTGGGGTTTTGTACCAAGAGATATGGTTGTTGGAGAAGCATTTATAACATTGTTTTCGTGGGACAGAGAAATTCCGTTCTCGGAATTGTTTAAGCTTTTGGGATCAATAAGACTTGACAGAGTTTTAAAACTATTGCACTGA